GCGTATTGTCTCTGGTGGGACGGGTTTCAATCCGCTAAAGCGCGTCTTCTTCTCTGCGACATCAAACAGTCACTCGTGGGCGGTGTTGTTGTTTTGAGTTTCAATCCGCTAAAGCGCGTCTTCTTCTCTGCGACTCGGAGAGATCCAGCGCAAATGTCGCGCTGGAAAGGTTTCAATCCGCTAAAGCGCGTCTTCTTCTCTGCGACTGTCGGCTCTCTAAACCTAGCGATACCAACTGTAAGCCCCCGCATTGGGCTAACCCGTCTTTTTTGGTCTCGCAGTGGCCGAAGCATACAACCAATTCGTCCCTCCGTGCAAAGGCAAAATGAACGCAGGCCGCGTATAGCGGGTCTGGGCTAAACCCCCGGCATTTTCGGGTTTCATGTGGTTAGCCCAACACGCGCCACGACCCTCCAAGAGAGCAATGAAGCCGCCAAGAAATCCCAGTAAGAATATGTGCTGCTGAAGGCGGCGCGGCACAACCGGGATCAGAGAATATACACCATTTTGTCCGTAGTTGTAACGGCTCGCCCGAGAGCGACGGTCTCTTTTCGACAGGCGGCACAGATGTCGTAATAGCGCACATTGTCTTCGGGCAAGACGACCAGGGCGACCGCGCGCCGCATCTCGTCGAAGAGTTGCTCGGTGATGACGCACTCGAAGACGCTGAACTGAACGCGATCGCCAAAGCGCCTCAACGTCTTGTGGAGTTGAGTGCGCCGCTTATCATCGGAGACGTCATATGCAACTACAATGAACATGGCTATAGTAGTCCGTAGTCAGTAGTCCGTAGTCCGTAGCGGGTAGTTCGCGTTCACTCATACACGAGAGGCCAGATCAGGAATCACCGGTCGCGCACCGCGTCTCTTAGTCGAGTGAGAAGGCCTCTTGCTTCGGTGCTTGCTGCTTTTATTCGACTAGTGGTCTGGCGGCGATGCCGGCCGGCGAACTCGATTATTCGCTGGGTAACGACCTCCGGCAATGACGGTGGCGGAACGACACGACCATCCGGGCTGAACGTGTGACCCAGGAACTTGAACGACTCGAGCGGCGAAACGACTCGGCTCTTCTCAGGATGGAGGCGAAGGCGGCGCTCGCGAAGGGTGGCTTGAGATTCGCGCATCACCGCGCGCGCGTCGGCTTCGGTCCGGCAAAGGATGACGAAATCGTCGCAGTAGCGGACGAGCCTGTGAGAGGGTTTCGTCATCGCCAGGTCGAACGGATGCAGGTAGACATTGGACAGCAGCGGCGAAAGCGGCGCCCCCTGGAGGGTACCTCGTGGAGACTTGAGCTTTTCGAGTCCCTTTAGCGCGAATGGCGCAGCGGCAACTAACCCAATAGCGGCGCCGCCTATGCCGAGGGCTTTGAGGGAGAACAACCCCCGAAGCGCCGCGCGTTGGGCTACGACGAGCAACAATCCGTCTTGAAGCAAGCGCCCCATGGCGGCGCGGCGGAGTTCCGAGCCCGGCGAGCTGTTTTGCGGCGATTCAGCTTCCGATTGCGCAGGCCAATCCGTTTCGGCTTGCTCGGGGCTATCAACACCAAGGCGCTCGCAGGCGAATTGATCGAGGCGGCTGTCGATGGCGTCGCGAACCGCCAGGTTCATTCCGGCTACTGAAGATCGCCAGCGCCGTATCCAGTCCAGGGTCGGGCGACCTCCGTCCAGCGCTCCGGCGTCGAGCCACTGCTTGATCAACTGCAATACATCCGGGTCGGGCAGTGTGCGAGCGAGGTCATCGAGGAGAAGCTGATGATCGAGCGCGCCGAAGAAGTTTTCGACGTCGGCGTCGACGGTCCACAGGAAGCCCTGGGCGCGAGCTACGACGAGGCGCTGGATGGCCATCTCGACAGAACGTTCGGGGCGAAAGGCAAAGCTACAATCGAGGAACTGCCTTTCGAACATGGGCTCGACGGCATCGAGCACGGCGCGCTGCGCGATGCGGTCGCGAACGGTGAGGATAGCGATCTCGCGCTGGCGGCCATCGGGCTTCAAGACGCAGACGTGGCGTGCAGGGAGCGGTTCGTAGGTCTTATCGAGCAGGTTGCGGCCGAGCTCTTTAAGGTTCGGCGCGAGATTGCGCTCGAAGGCGCGGATGCTGACGGCATCGGCGCCGGCTGAGCCGCGATTCGCGCGTACCTTGCGCCAGGCGACCTGGAGCGAGGGGATGGAAGAGATCTGGAGTAACAGGCCGTGTGACTGAGTTTGTTTGGTTCGTGGTTGCATAGGTCCTCCGATTACGGGTTGTTATTGATTGTCAGCATATCCAGACGTCAGGGTCGCGGCTGAGCTCGGCATCACTGTGCAGGCTGAACCGATCCCGGCAGTCCTGGCATAGCTTGTAGATCTGGACCTTGTCCTCGAGTCTATTCATGCGCATCTTCGATTCGTGGACGAGGGCGGCCATCCGCTGTTTTGAGAGCGAGCATTCAAAGACGCTGCGCTGGACTCGCTTCCCATACGCCTCCATCAACTTCGCGACTTCGCGGAGCCGCTTGTCGTCGCAAATGTCATAAGCCACTAGAAAAAACATGGTCCGTAGTCCGTAGTCAGTAGTCCGTATGTTCGGGGTTCGGAGTTCGACGTTCCGACTCCGGGACCCCGGAGTACGGACTACGGACTACTGACTACGGACTACGGACTAACCCCATCCTAGTGCCAGCCCCGGAAGGGCTGATATGGCGCGCCCTGTGATACGGTCCTTTGCATTGCGAGCGCTTGATCGTGAAGGACACGCCTGAAGTTCATTCGTTCGCCGGTGCGCCGGTGCGGGAACTCGGCGGTCATCAAGCGCTCATACTCGTTGAGAAATCGTTTACGTGCGGCGTCCTTGATCTGAATGCCCTGGAGGGCGTCGCCAGTGAAATCGTTCGCCTTTACCACTTCCAGATTTGTTACATTCAGCACGAGCCGGTCGGCAATCAGCGCGCGCAGCTCCTCGATTAGATCGAGCGCGAGCGAACAGCGGCCATAGTCAAGGCTGTGCAGGAAGCCTAAGTAAGGATCGAAGCCCACCGATACCAGTGCCCCGATTGCTTCGTTGTACAGCAGCGTGTAGGCGAAGCTGAGCAGGGCGTTTATCGGGTCAGTCGGCGGGCGGCGCGTTCGCTTTTTGAAATCCATCGAGCGGCGTAGCATCCGAGGAAAGCCTTTGAAATAGATCGCGGCCGCCTGGCCTTCTATTCCTCGAAGCACGTCGATGGTGGGTTTCTCGGTGGCCTTCACTGAAAGCCTTGCGAGTAGAGAGATCTCGAGCTGGAGCTTGCATTCGGGATGATTGCGCTGATGACGGGCGAGCACTTCTGAAGAGTTGTCGATCTTGCCGGATACGATGGCGCTAGCGACCTCGGCGGCGAAGCGGACATCGCGGACTCGCTCATACTGGCGCACGCGCAAAAAGGCGTTCTTGGATTCGAGCGGCGCGAGGCGGCCCTTGAGCTTGCCGTGTGAGCTGAGAAAGGTGGTGTCAATGCCGCGGTCGAGCAGGAAAGCCATGGCCTGGGTTGAGACTTGAACGTTGCCGAAGATTACGACTCGGTCAACTTTGAAGTCGTGAATCTCGGCGAGCTTGACGTTGTCGCGCTCGACGACGAGGCGGTTGTGAGTCTTGCGGAGAGTGGCTTGTTGGTCGGTGATGTAGAGAGTTGGCATTCTACGAGCACCCCCGCGTCCCGCAATGAGGACAGTACTTGGTTGATACCGGGACACGCTCGCCGCACCCCGCGCAGACAGGCCGGAGTTTCTGATACTGACCCTCGCTGATGACTTGCGTACCGGCTAGATAGTCCTCGATCCGCCGGCCAGTCGGGTTGAGCCACACGAACGCGAGCGAGACAAGCTCATACGCTATTGCGAATGGCACAAGCGCCCACGTGCAATAGGCAGCCTGGCCGAGAGCAATTGACAAACGTCGTAGCGCGGCTCGGCAAATCCCACAAGGCTGCTTTGATGACACGGACACAACTCGAAGGCGGAAGATCCACTTGCCTGGGCCGCGGCCCGAAGGCGCGCCGTCACATATCAAGTGATAAGCAATGACTACGAACACCCACGGAGGGAACACGTAAGCGATGAATGGCAGCGGCGCCAAGCGATCGATCACTTCCGCCAGGAGACGGCGCGCCACGGTCGATTGCCGGCTTGTGACTGCCGAGGACTGAATGGTGTGCGCAGCCGCGCCGCAAGCCGGGCAGAAGCTCGCAGCGTTCGGTAGCCGGGCGCCACATTCGCAGCCTGCGGATTCGCGCATTCTCGCGAGCCGAGCAGCGGTGGTATTCATTAGCGCGCTTCTGATCATTCCCATGATTTTCACCTCATTTAGAACATCGGCGCAGCTCACGCCCTGCGACGAAGTACGCTTCCACGCCGGGACCGTCCGTGACGCACCCACGTTGCGGGTCAATCTTCAGCACCCGTACATTAGCCGGCATCTCGATCGCACCTTCCAGCAGGTCCGGGCGATAGAGCTTGACTCCATTCCTTATGAATGACGCCCAGATCGGCATTGCCGTGGTCACGCCTTGAAAGCCGTGCTCGAGCTTGAGAGCAGGCTTGTTATGCGGCATACCGACCCAGGTGACTACGATGAGTTTTTTCGAAACTGATACGAACCAGAGATCGGCAACTTCTCCGGTTCCCGTTTTCGCGGATACCTCTGCATCGCTCGACAAGCCAGCGAGACTGAGTGCTCCGCTCGCCGTTCCGCCCGGCTTGAGCACCGAGCGCATCATCTGCGTCAGGACATAAGCGGGCGCAGGATCAACGATGCGAATCGGCAATGGGCGCGGCAGGTTGATTCTTGCGCCGTCGCGATAGACGGCTGCGAATGGCGTATGCGATACCTTCGCCCCGCCGTTAGCGAAGATGCTGTAGCCTTCGCACAAGTCGAGGGCGGTGGTTTCGCTGCCGGCCGATCCGCCGATCGCAAGCATGCCGGTCAGGTCGTCTGAGTAGGCGCCGGTGGCTCTGTGTATGAACTCCCGTACAGAAGCGAGCCCTGCGTCGTGAGCCGCGACCACCGCCGCGCCGTTGTCGCTGCGAGCGAGCAGCGCGCGCGCAGTTCCGGGCGCGCCAACGTGGCTTGTTGGGCGATAGTCATCAACCTGATCATTCTGAGGGTCGATGATAGTAGCTTCGGTGAACGGTTCGCCCGCGTGCCACCCGTGATCTACTGCTTGCAAGTAAACGAACGGCTTGATCGCAGATCCGGTAGAGCGCTTTGCGGTGGCGTAGTTGAACTCGCTGTTGCGCCCGTTGGCCATCGCGAGAATCTCACCCGTCTGCGCGTCCATGGCCACGAGCGCAGCTTGTATCGGCTCATCGCCTCGCTGATCAGCGGGCAAAGTGCGGCGAACGCGCGCGACCATCGGGTCCATGCGAGAGAGCTGATCGTTCACCGCTTTGCAGGCCGCGATCTGAAGCTCCGGCTCGATCGTCGTAAAGATGTGGACGTTACCCGCCGCGAAGTCCCGGCCAAGGGTTTCAGTAAGCTCGCTTGCAGCGAGATTCTCAAACGGCTTCGAGATCAGATCGAGCGAGCGCTCAGGTTGCTGCTGGCTGGCGAAGATGAACCTGAGGGGCTCGGCTTTTGCCTGGGCGATGGTTTCGGCGGAGTAGCGGTTGGGGGAAAGTTGTTGCATTAAGTTCAAGACTCTTTCGCGGCGAGCAAGAAGCAATGAGTAGTCGTTATTATGCGCGGCTCGAAGATAAATTTCCGGCTGATTCAAGAGAGCCGCCAGACTGGCTGATTGGGCAACAGTGAGGCTCCGGACCTCAGCGCCAAAGAACTCTTGAGCGGCAGCCTCAAACCCCAGCAGAGTCGGGCCGTTCTCAACATGTCCGAGATAGACGTTGTTCGCGTATGCACAGAAGATTTCCTGCCGGGTCATCATTCGAGTTGCGGCGAGCGACAGGAATAGCTCACGCTCCTTTCGACTAAAGGTCTTGTCGCTCTCCTTGAGCACCGCTATTTTCATCAATTGCTGAGTCAAGCCCGATCCGCCGGACGTCCTCTTGAACCCGCTGGTTATCCACTTGAGGCCGCTGCGCGCGATACCAAGCTCATCGATTCCGTTGCTTGATTCGAACGTCTTGTCCTCGCTGGCGCGAACGGCGTCGTACAACGGCGAGGGTATGTAGGCAGAGGCTGGAAGGACTATGCGGCGGACATTCATTTCTCGCGCACGCTCGTCGCGAACCATGCGCATTAAGGCAATCAAGGTTTCCGGCTCGACCTCGACCTGATCGACCGGGCGAGAATCGACCGAAATGGCGGCGATTCGATCGCCTTCAAATGTGAGCGTGCAACTAGGGAGTTCGGGAAGCCGCGAGCGGATGTGCAGCGTTCGGCCTGGGAGCGCACCTGGGAGCACAGGCGTCCCGCCTGCAAGATGTGAACTCGCATGACCTAATTCGCCGTCTAACCAAAAAGTTCCAGGCACTCCGTGTTCACTGCTTCTGAAGCCTACGCGAGTCAGGTGTTCAATGATTTGCTTGGGGGCGTACCTGCTGATTGCGGCGATAGACTTTCGAGCGAGCGAAAACAATCGTTCCGGTAAGGTTGCCGTTGTTAGACTCTGCTCTTGGTAGCAGCGACCATGCACCTCCACCAGGCAAGCTGGTGGCATCCTAGCAGCTTTCACACAGTTTGTGCGGTAGGTGGTATCCCTGATTTCCACCGGCCCCGCTCTGCTTGCGGA
This window of the Acidobacteriota bacterium genome carries:
- the cas2 gene encoding CRISPR-associated endonuclease Cas2 — encoded protein: MFFLVAYDICDDKRLREVAKLMEAYGKRVQRSVFECSLSKQRMAALVHESKMRMNRLEDKVQIYKLCQDCRDRFSLHSDAELSRDPDVWIC
- a CDS encoding RDD family protein — translated: MGMIRSALMNTTAARLARMRESAGCECGARLPNAASFCPACGAAAHTIQSSAVTSRQSTVARRLLAEVIDRLAPLPFIAYVFPPWVFVVIAYHLICDGAPSGRGPGKWIFRLRVVSVSSKQPCGICRAALRRLSIALGQAAYCTWALVPFAIAYELVSLAFVWLNPTGRRIEDYLAGTQVISEGQYQKLRPVCAGCGERVPVSTKYCPHCGTRGCS
- a CDS encoding transglycosylase domain-containing protein, encoding MLPGALPGRTLHIRSRLPELPSCTLTFEGDRIAAISVDSRPVDQVEVEPETLIALMRMVRDERAREMNVRRIVLPASAYIPSPLYDAVRASEDKTFESSNGIDELGIARSGLKWITSGFKRTSGGSGLTQQLMKIAVLKESDKTFSRKERELFLSLAATRMMTRQEIFCAYANNVYLGHVENGPTLLGFEAAAQEFFGAEVRSLTVAQSASLAALLNQPEIYLRAAHNNDYSLLLARRERVLNLMQQLSPNRYSAETIAQAKAEPLRFIFASQQQPERSLDLISKPFENLAASELTETLGRDFAAGNVHIFTTIEPELQIAACKAVNDQLSRMDPMVARVRRTLPADQRGDEPIQAALVAMDAQTGEILAMANGRNSEFNYATAKRSTGSAIKPFVYLQAVDHGWHAGEPFTEATIIDPQNDQVDDYRPTSHVGAPGTARALLARSDNGAAVVAAHDAGLASVREFIHRATGAYSDDLTGMLAIGGSAGSETTALDLCEGYSIFANGGAKVSHTPFAAVYRDGARINLPRPLPIRIVDPAPAYVLTQMMRSVLKPGGTASGALSLAGLSSDAEVSAKTGTGEVADLWFVSVSKKLIVVTWVGMPHNKPALKLEHGFQGVTTAMPIWASFIRNGVKLYRPDLLEGAIEMPANVRVLKIDPQRGCVTDGPGVEAYFVAGRELRRCSK
- a CDS encoding reverse transcriptase domain-containing protein, which codes for MQPRTKQTQSHGLLLQISSIPSLQVAWRKVRANRGSAGADAVSIRAFERNLAPNLKELGRNLLDKTYEPLPARHVCVLKPDGRQREIAILTVRDRIAQRAVLDAVEPMFERQFLDCSFAFRPERSVEMAIQRLVVARAQGFLWTVDADVENFFGALDHQLLLDDLARTLPDPDVLQLIKQWLDAGALDGGRPTLDWIRRWRSSVAGMNLAVRDAIDSRLDQFACERLGVDSPEQAETDWPAQSEAESPQNSSPGSELRRAAMGRLLQDGLLLVVAQRAALRGLFSLKALGIGGAAIGLVAAAPFALKGLEKLKSPRGTLQGAPLSPLLSNVYLHPFDLAMTKPSHRLVRYCDDFVILCRTEADARAVMRESQATLRERRLRLHPEKSRVVSPLESFKFLGHTFSPDGRVVPPPSLPEVVTQRIIEFAGRHRRQTTSRIKAASTEARGLLTRLRDAVRDR
- the cas1 gene encoding CRISPR-associated endonuclease Cas1 encodes the protein MPTLYITDQQATLRKTHNRLVVERDNVKLAEIHDFKVDRVVIFGNVQVSTQAMAFLLDRGIDTTFLSSHGKLKGRLAPLESKNAFLRVRQYERVRDVRFAAEVASAIVSGKIDNSSEVLARHQRNHPECKLQLEISLLARLSVKATEKPTIDVLRGIEGQAAAIYFKGFPRMLRRSMDFKKRTRRPPTDPINALLSFAYTLLYNEAIGALVSVGFDPYLGFLHSLDYGRCSLALDLIEELRALIADRLVLNVTNLEVVKANDFTGDALQGIQIKDAARKRFLNEYERLMTAEFPHRRTGERMNFRRVLHDQALAMQRTVSQGAPYQPFRGWH
- the cas2 gene encoding CRISPR-associated endonuclease Cas2, with translation MFIVVAYDVSDDKRRTQLHKTLRRFGDRVQFSVFECVITEQLFDEMRRAVALVVLPEDNVRYYDICAACRKETVALGRAVTTTDKMVYIL